AATGTGTAGCGCCTCTTTAAAAAATAAGTAAGCCTGGCTTCTCAAATTCCGGAAATATGCGCAAACTTTTAAAATACAAATTTATAAAACGTAATAAAATTTAATAATATTACGTATCCCTTGCTGGCAGTATATTTCAATGGATTTTAGTGATATGTATAAACTACACAAATTTGTTATCGTTATCGGTAACGTTTGCGTAAATAAAGTGCTTATAACAGTCTGTAAATTGTTCTAATCTATGCAGTCTTACGGGTAAATTTTAATAACTTGCCGAGCTATTTCATTAGCTTTTAACGAATATATGAGCATCTCTACTTTGTTCTCTCTTAAAAATAAAAAAGCACTTGTAACCGGTTGCAATAAAGGCATCGGTAAAGCGATGGCAATTGCTTTAGCAGAAGCAGGCGCAGATATAATTGGAGTGTCAGGTTCTATGCCCTTGAGTGGAAGCGAAGTAGGCAACGAAATTGAGAAAGCCGGGCAAAAATTTTATCCTTACCAGGCTGACTTTGGTAATAGAGAGGCGTTAAAAAATTTTATTACAAAAGTTCAGGCAGAGCATCCTGTAATTGATATTTTGGTGAACAATGCCGGCATTATTATGCGGGCACCTGCTGCAGAACATAGTGATGAATACTGGGATAAAGTGATCAATGTAAATTTAGACGCACAATTCATACTAACACGTGAGATCGGTAAGAAAATGATAGAACAGGGAAGCGGTAAAATTATTTTCACAGCTTCCTTATTAAGTTTCCAGGGAGGTATTACCGTTCCGGGATATGCAGCAAGCAAAGGCGCTATCGCCAGCTTGATAAAAGCATTTGCCAACGAATGGGCTTCAAAAGGAGTAAACATAAACGGTATTGCTCCGGGATATATTGCTACCGATAATACGGAGGCTTTGCGTAACGATCCGGAAAGAAGCAAATCGATCTTAAGCAGGATACCTGCCGGTCGTTGGGGGGAACCGGATGATTTTAAAGGAACGATCATCTTTTTAGCATCAAAAGCGTCCGATTACGTTAATGGTAGTATTGTTACCGTGGATGGCGGCTGGATGGGACGATAAGTATAATTAAAAAAAATTAAAGATAAATGGAACAACGTTTTGCGAATGGGAAGAAGGAAGTAAAGCAGATGGATACAACTGAACTGCGGGAGAATTTTTTAATAGAAAAGATCTTCACGGCAGACCAATTCAATTTTGTGTATTCGCATTACGATAGAGTGATCATCGGTGGTGTAATGCCCGTAAACAAAACTGTGCAGTTACCTGTATACGAAAACTTAAAAGCAGCTTATTTTTTGGAAAGAAGAGAAATAGGGATTATCAATATCGGTGGAGATGGTGAGATTAAAGTGAATGATAAAGTTTACACGCTAAGTAAATTGGATTGTTTGTATGTGGGCAAAGGAAATGAAAAAGTTACTTTCAAAAGCTTGAAGAAAAACAATCCTGCTAAATTCTATTTGTTATCAGCACCTGCACATCATGCTTATAAAGTGCAGTTCATGAAAAAAGAAAAAGCTTCACCGTTGGATCTGGGCTCTGTTGAAACCGCCAATCAACGTACGGTGTATAAATACATTCATGCAGACGGTTTAAAAAGTTGCCAATTGGTGATGGGCTTAACCGTTCTAAAAACAGGCAGTGTTTGGAATACCATTCCAACACATACGCATGATCGTAGAATGGAAGCATATTTATATTTTGATGTTCCGGAAAATCATCGGGTTTTTCATTTTATGGGAGAGCCTAATGAAACACGTCATATTTTGGTAGCCAGCGATCAGGCGCTTATTTCACCGCCATGGTCAATTCATTCCGGTGCAGGCACAAGTAATTATTCATTCATTTGGGGAATGGCCGGAGAAAATTATGTATACACTGATATGGATGTAATCGATATAAAAGATGTGCGATAAAACTTGTTGCCTTAGTGCCTCATTGCCTATAAAATAAAACACAATGAAAAGAACTTTAACGATTGTATTGCTCGTAATAACTGCTTTTGCTTTTCGTCCTTCTGAAAAAAAAGTGAGCATCTTTTTAGTGGGCGATTCTACCATGGCAGATCAACCTACTGATGAAAATCCACAAAGAGGTTGGGGGCAATTATTTCCAAAGTATTTTACAGATGAAGTAGAGATAAAAAACTTTGCCAAAAACGGAAGAAGCACAAAAAGCTTTATCACTGAAGGCAGATGGGACAGCGTGTTGAACCAATTGCAACCTGGCGATTGGGTGTTTTTACAGTTTGGTCATAATGATAGCAAGATAGAAGATACTACCCGTTATGCAGCGCCACAAACAACCTACAAAACAAACCTTACGCGGTTTATAAATGAAGCTCGCAGTAAAGGTGCTATTCCTGTATTAATAACGCCGGTGAATAGACGCAAATTTGATGCTGATGGAAAATTCGTTGACCAACACGGAGAATATCCTGGTGTAGTAAGAGCATTGGCACAACAATTAAAAGTTACGTTAATTGATCTTCATAAAAGCAGCCAGACTTTGTTAGAACAAAAAGGCGTGGAAGGAAGTAAGAACTTGTTCCTCTTTATTCCTGAAAATCATTTTAAAAAATACAAAGGCAAAGAAGAAGACAATACACACTTTACAGAATATGGTGCAGAGAGTGTAGCATCATTGGTTTGTGCTGATATTAAAAAACAAAACTTAGCCATTGCCAAATATTTAAAACCTTCTGACTTTAAAGAAAAAGATGCATTTGAATTGCCTAAAATTTATGTTCCTCATTTTAAGTTAGATACTTTTTATGTTACAAACTATGGTGCTAAAGCTGATGGTGTGACATTAAATACAAAAGCTATTAACGATGCTATCGCTGATGCAAATACAAAAGGAGGAGGAACGGTTGTTATTCCAAGAGGCTTATGGTCAACAGGTCCGATTGTAATGAAGAGTAATGTAAATCTTCATTTAGATGCTGGTGCATTAGTTGCATTCACAAATGATTTTACGCAATATCCTTTAGTAAAATCTGATTTTGAAGGTGTGGCAGCAGCTCGTTGTCAATCGCCTATCACTGCAGAGAATTTAACAAATATCGCTATCACGGGTAAAGGAGTTTTTGATGGTAATGGTGCCGCCTGGAGACCAATTAAAAAATCAAAAATGATCGATGCGGATTGGAAACGTTTAGTAACAAAAGGAGTAGTGAGTGACGATAAAACATGGTTCCCATCTGCAAAAGCATTAAAGGGTTATAACGATAAAAACATTGGTAAGTTAGATGGAGGCAAACAACTCAGCGATTTCGAAGACATCAAAGATTTTTTGCGTCCTAACTTTTTCAGAATAGCACTTTGTAAAAATGTGTTGTTAGATGATATCACCGTACAGAATTCTCCGGCTTGGAACTTACACATACTTATTGATGAAGATGTAACTGTGCACAATGTAAAAGTTAAAAACCCATGGAACGCACAAAATACGGATGCGATCGATATTGAAAGCAGCAAGAACGTACGATTAGAAGGCTGCATTTTTGACACAGGCGATGATGGCATTTGTATTAAATCAGGTCGTGATGAAGAAGGAAGAAAACGCGGCATTCCAACAGAAAATGTTATTGTAGATAATTGTATCGTGTATCATGCACATGGTGGTTTTGTAGTAGGAAGCGAAATGAGCGGCGGTGCAAAAAATCTCTATGTAAGCAATACAACTTTCATGGGTACAGATGTTGGGCTTCGCTTCAAATCTACAAGAGGTCGTGGCGGTGTGGTTGAAAATATTTACGCTAATAATATTAACATGAAAGATATTTTGGGTGATGCAATTTTCTTTGATGTGTATTACCAGGCTAAAGACCCTGTTCCTTCTTCTACCGCCGATGCGGGTCCGCCACCTGCAATAGAAATGAAACCGGTTGATGAAGGCACTCCATTATTTCAAAATTTCTTTATAAGAAATATTACTTGCGATGGCGCTGATGATGGAATTTATTTACGTGGCTTACCGGAAATGAATATCAAAAACGTTGTTATCGAAAATGCGGTATTGCAAGCTACTAAAGGTATCTATTGTGAAGAAGCGAGCGGCATTACGTTTAAGAATATCGATCTTATTTCTGATAATACCAACCCGGTTATCTTCATTCAAAACAGCAACACTATTTGTTTGGACGATATTAAATACAAACCAGATGCGGATTTATTGTTAAGCATCAATGGCGACAGAACAAAAAATATTCGTTTGCTAAATACAGATATATCAAAAGCAAAGAAGCAAACTCAGTTTGCGAACAACACGAATGCAAAGGTTTTAACCAATAAGTAAAAATGAAAAGAGTATCTATTTTTTATTCTTTGCATAAGCCCGTCCTTAGGATGGGGTGGGGAGGTTTTTTATCAAAGCGTAGTATTGTTGGTGCGTTTATGCTTTGTTTGCTTGCCGGTAATAGTATTGCGCAAACAAAAACCATTCAATCTCCTGTTCCTTTATCAGAGCAATTGGCAAAAACAACTATGTCCATTTGGAAAGATTCAATGGCGTTTAAAAAAGATCGTCCTGCAGAATGGAGTTACGAACAAGGTGTTGTTTATAAAGGATTGGAAGATGTCTGGAAAAAAACAGGAAATGGAGACTACTTCAAGTACATTCAAAAGAACATCGATTTTTTTGTTCGTAAAGACGGGAGCATTCGTACGTACAAATTAGATGATTACAATTTAGATAATATCTGTCCCGGCAGAGGCATACTAACGTTATACAATACACTAAGTGACAACAATAAATATTTTCGTGCCATTACATTGTTAAAAGAGCAATTGAATTATCAGCCTAAGACAAGTGAAGGTGGTTATTGGCACAAGCAACGTTATCCCAGCCAGATGTGGTTGGATGGTGTTTATATGGCAGAGCCTTTTCATGCTGAATACGCAAAACGGTTTAATAATCCACAGATATTTGAAGAGATAGCAAAGCAGTTTTTCTTGATTGAAGAACATGCAAGAGATAAAAAAACAGGATTGTATTACCACGGTTGGGATGAAAGCCGTAAAGAAAGATGGGCTGATCCACAGACGGGTTTGTCTGCTAATTTCTGGGGACGTTCTGTTGGCTGGTATGCAATGGCATTAGTAGATGTACTGGATTATTTTCCTAAAGACAATCCAAATTACGATTCATTAGTACACATCGTCAAAAACTTAGCAGTTGCTATTGTAAAAGTGCAAGACCCAAAAACAGGACTTTGGTGGCAGGTATTGAATAAACCGAATGAAAAAGATAATTACCTGGAATCATCTGCATCCTGCATGTTCGTATATGCGTTGGCGAAAGCCGTTCGTAAAGGTTATATCAGCCAATCATATTATATGCAGGCATTAAAAGGGTATACCGGCATAAAGTCTAATTTCATTTCTGTTGATTCCACAACCGGTTTAATAAATTTGACTAAAGTATGCGCCGTAGCAGGATTAGGCGGAAAGCCTTACCGTGATGGAAGCTATGATTATTATATCAATGAACCTGTTGTTTCCAACGATCCTAAAGGCTTGGGTGCTGCAATGATGATGGCAACCGAAGTGGAGTCTATTTCTCAATCAGGTATAGGGAGAAATAAAAATGTTTTATTAGATAGTTATTACAATAACGAGAAAAAAACTGACGAAGCAACAGGACAAACCATCTCATGGCATTATAAATGGGATGAAACGCCTAACAGTGGTTTCTCATTCCTCGGAGGCATCTTCAATAGCTATGGCGCTACAACATCAACTTTATATGAAGCGCCAACTGCTGCCAACTTAAAAAATGCAGACATCTACATTATTGTTGATCCTGATATTCCTAAAGAAAATCCTAATACAAAATATATTGAACCGGGTGATACAACTGCTATTATAAACTGGGTAAAAGGAGGAGGTGTTTTAGTTATCTTATTAAATGATACCGGCAACGCAGAGTTTGATCATACAAATGCATTAACAAAATCATTCGGCATTCAATTTAATAAAGACAGTCGTAATCATGTTGATGCCAATAAGTTTGAAATGGGAAAGATAACCGGTCAACCGCCGCTTTTCAGAAAAGCGAAAAACTTATACTTAAAAGAAATAAGTACGTTAACAGTTAAAGCTCCTGCAATGGCGTTATTGAAAGATAACAATGACATTATTATGGCTTCTGCTAAAATAGGTAAGGGAACTGTGTTTGCCGTTGGCGATCCGTGGTTATATAATGAATATGTAGATGGCAGAAAGCTGCCTGCGGAATATCAAAACTTTACAGCAGCGCAGGAACTGGCGCAATGGTTATTGCGGCAAGTTCCTTTTAAAATAAACAGTTTATTAAAACAAGGTAGTTTAATAAAAAACAAATGATAAAGCGTTTATACATATTGGTACTGGTTGCTTTATCCTTAATAGGATATAACAGTAGCGTGTATGCGCAAAAAACACTTGTTGTTGCAACAGATGGCAGCGGCGATTTTAAATCGATACAAGCTGCTATAAACAGTTTGCCCGACTCGGCTTCATCGCAACGCATCATCTTTATAAAAAAAGGAGTGTATAAAGAGAAGCTCTTTATAGAAAAGAATTTTATCACGTTAAAAGGAGAGGAGGTAGCCGCTACAACCATTACTTATTCCGAAGCACGTGATATTTTCCGTTGCACAAATAATGATGATTGGGGTGTTGCTACTATCAATATGAAAGGCAGCGATATCGTAATGGAAAATCTAACAGTATTGAATACTTATGGTTTTGATGCTAAAGGAGATTCAATTATTGCTTGTCCTGCGGATTCTATTACCGGTAAAAAAACAGTTAAGCGTAATGGTCACCAAATGGCATTGCGTAGTTTTAATACAACACGATTGATCGTTCGTAATTGTGTATTCAGAGCCTTTGGCGGTGATACCGTTAGTCCATGGAATGTAGATGCAGGAATGTTTTATTTTTCTAATTGTACAATGGAAGGCGGCGTAGATTTTTATTGCCCGAGAGGCTGGGCACTGGCAGAGAATTGCAAGTTTATTTGTCATAGTAAAGAAGCGGCTATCTGGCATGACGGTTCAAAAAACAAATCGTCTAAAACAGTGTTGATCAATTGTAGTTTTAGTGGCGATGATGGGTTTAAATTAGGACGTTATCACAGAGATGCGCAATTCTATTTGATCAATTGTACATTTCCATCCAATATGGCTGATTCGGATATTTATCAGCGTGCTGCAAATCCGCCCAATGTTATTCAATGGGGTAAAAGAGTATTCTATAATAACTGTCATCGCATAGGTGGAGATTATGCATGGTTCAAAAATAATTTTCCTGATTCATTAGGAGTGAATGATATTAATGTGCCTTGGGTATATGATTATAAATGGAATCCGAAACCTGATGGCAGAAATACATTTGAACCCAGGAATTTGGATGATACAGATCGGATAGCAGATAATATGTTATTGTATCAACGTGAAAATGGGGGATGGCCAAAACACTTCCAGGAATTGAATGTTGACTATACCAAAGATCTTGCGGCAGAGCAAAAAGATGAATTGCAAAAAGGTTACGAAGCCGGCTTGGATGCAACCATTGATAATGACGCTACAACTAAAGAGATCCGCTATTTGGTAAAAGTATACAATCGTACAGGTAACAGTAAATATTTAAGAGCAGCACAACATGGGATTGATTATTTATTAAAGGCGCAATATGCAAATGGGGGATGGCCGCAGTTTTATCCTGACTCCAGCAGCTATCGGAATGAGATAACTTATAACGATAATGCCATGGTAAATGCCTTAAATATATTGCAGGATGTGGTAGATGGAGCGAATGGATTTAACGCAATCGATGCCGAATATATTTCCCTATGTAAACCCGCTGTGGAACGGGGAATTAGTTGTATCTTAAAGACACAGATCAAGCAAAAAGGCGTATTAACCGTATGGTGCGCTCAATATAATGCCCGTACTTTGCAGCCCGCTAAAGCCAGGACGTTTGAATTGGCTTCTTTGAGCGGTGCAGAGTCGGTTGGAATTGTTCGTTTTTTGATGAGAGTAAAAACGCCATCAAGAGAAATCATTGAGTCGGTAACAGATGCGGTGAACTGGTTTAAGAAAACAAAAATTGCAGGCTATAAGTTTGTTGAAATAAAAGCTCCGAAAGAGCAAACAGGAAGAGATAAGATCCTTGTGCCCGATAGCACTTCTACTATATGGGCAAGATTTTACGGGTTAGATGATAATCAACCATTCTTCTGCGGAAGAGATGGAGTAAGAAAAAAGACATTAGCTGAAATAGAGAATGAAAGAAGAGCAGGATATCAATGGTATGGAACATGGCCGGAGAATTTAGTGAACAAGGAATATCCAAAGTGGTTGAAAGCATTGCAACTTTCTTCTGCAAAAGAAAAGATGGCAAAGAATAAGTAGTAAAAAAGAAAAATAATCAAACCAAATAAATTAAACGTGTAGAGATGATAGTATCTAAATTTAACCTTAAAAATATTCAATGCAATGATTTGATAATTCCCGATCAGTCATTGTTTGAATTGCCTGAAAAAGTATTGCAATTCGGAACCGGCGTATTATTACGTGGATTGCCTGATTACTTTATTGATAAAGCCAATCGCCAGGGGAAATTCAATGGAAGAATTGTTGTGGTTAAATCTACAGATGGTGGCGATGGTGCAGCATTTGATAAGCAGGATGGTTTATATACGCTTTGTGTTCGTGGAATTGAAAACGGTAAAGTAGTAGAAGAGAATATTTTGAATTCATCTATAAGTCGTGTATTGTCTGCTAAAAGTGATTGGAAGGCAGTGAAAGAATGTGCACATAATCCTGAATTGCAGATCGTAATTTCCAATACAACGGAAGTGGGTATAGAATTAGTGAGTGATGATATACGTATTCATCCACCTGTATCATTTCCCGGAAAATTGTTAGCGTTTTTACATGAACGTTATAAAGCATTTGCAGGAAGTGAACATTCAGGTTTGGTGATCGTTCCAACAGAATTGATCAGCAACAATGGTAAAAAATTAGAATCAATTGTAATTGAACAAGCTCACTTAAATGGCTTGGACGATGCATTTATAGACTGGTTGGAAAACCACAATACATTCTGCAATACATTGGTAGATAGAATTGTGCCAGGCAAGCCGAGTGCTGCAGCTAAAGAGGCATTACAGAAAAAATTCGGCTATGATGATGATCTGATCACGATGTCGGAAGTATATCGTTTATGGGCAATTGAAGGTGATGAAAAAGTGAAAGCAAAATTATCTTTTGCGGAAGCAGATAGCGGGGTAGTGATTGTTCCGAATATAGATCTATTTAAAGAGCTAAAATTACGTTTACTAAATGGAACGCATACCCTAAGTTGTGGTTTGGCATTTTTAGCAGGTTTTGATACGGTTAAAAAAGCAATGGACGATACAACAGTATCTACGTTCATCAGTAACTTGATGACAAAAGAAATTGCACCGGCAATTCCATATAAAGTGGATGCAAAAGAAGCGCAGGATTTTGCAACAAAAGTATTGGACCGCTTCCGTAATCCAAATATCGAACATCAATGGATCAGCATTACCATGAATTATACGTCTAAGCTGGAAATGCGTGTACTTCCTGTATTACAACAATATTATAAGCTGTTCAATGCTGTGCCGGAGCATTTTGCCTTAGGCTTTGCTGCGTATATGTTATTTAATAAACCGGTAAAGAAAGAGGGAGATGTTTATTACGGAGAATTGAATGGCGTAGCATATCCTATTAAAGATGATAAAGCGGCAACAATGTATAAAAAATGGCAGGAAACAAAATCTTCTGCTATAGCGGAAGCTGTTTTACATGATACGGCATTGTGGGGTGGAACAGACTTGTCTGTATTGCCCGGGTTTGCAGAATCTGTGCAGGAAAAATTGAATGATATTTTAGTGAATGGAATTACTGCTGTAATAAAAGAAACTGAAAATAAAAAAGTGATAGCATAAACAATGAACAAGAAAGTAATTAAGGTTAATGCAGATGATAATGTAATTGTTGCATTAACAGATTTGCAGAAAGGAGAAACAGTTGAATATAATGGCGAATCATTCACGTTGCAAACGGATGTGGCTGCCAAACATAAGTTTGTTACCGGCGATTTAAAAATTGGCGATGAAATACACATGTATGGAGTATTAGTAGGTAAAGCTTCGGAGCCGATTGCAAAAGGAGCACGTATAACAACTACCAATATTAAACATGCAGTATCAGGGGAGTTTGTGGTAAATCAAAATGATGTTAAATGGAACGCTCCTGATGTTTCTAAATGGAAAGGAAAAGAATTTTTAGGATATCATCGCAGCGATGGAAAAGTGGGTACAGCTAATTATTGGTTGGTAGTTCCATTAGTATTTTGTGAAAACAGGAATATTGAAATTTTAAAAGAAGCTTTCTTAAAAGAATTAGGTTTTGCAAAACCTAATAATTATCAGCAACAGGTAAAAGAGTTGGTTAAACTAAAAGAAAGTGGTGCCAGCATGGAAGAGATATTGAACTTCCAGTTTACTGTTGAAGCAAGTACCTCAAATCAAAAATCTGCACAGTTCCCAAATATAGATGGCATTAAATTTTTAACGCATGAAGGCGGTTGTGGTGGTATTCGCCAGGATGCAAATGTATTGTGCAGTTTATTAGCTTCATACATTACACATCCAAACGTAGCAGGAGCAACAGTTTTAAGCTTAGGATGTCAAAATGCACAGATAAGTATTTTGGAAGAAGAAATTGCAAAACGCAATCCAACTTTCGATCGTCCATTATTTATATTGGATCATCAGCAAAGTGGCAGCGAACCAAGATTATTAACCGAAGCAATTAATAAAACATTTGCAGGCTTAGTAAAAGCAAACGAAACAAAGCGTGAACCAGCACCTCTCACTAAATTAACGATTGGCGTAAAATGTGGTGGTAGCGATGGCTTCAGCGGTATCAGCGCAAATCCTGCTGTTGGTTATGTAAGTGATATTATTGTAGGATTAGGCGGAAGTTCAGTATTGGCAGAGTTCCCTGAGTTATGTGGAGTAGAGCAGGAGTTAGTGAATAGAACAGTAAAGAAAGAAGATGCTGAATTCTTTTTACAATTAATGAAAAAGTATGCCGCTAATGCAGCGGCTGTAGGAAGTGGATTTGATATGAATCCATCTCCGGGCAATATTAAAGACGGTTTAATTACAGATGCAATGAAAAGCGCCGGCGCAGCTAAGAAAGGCGGCACTTCGCCAATCGTTGATGTATTGGATTATCCGCAGCAGGTAAAAAATCCTGGTTTGAGTTTATTATGTACGCCGGGCAATGATGTGGAAGCGGTAACAGGTTTGGCTGCAGCTCACAGCAATATCGTGTTGTTCACAACGGGCTTGGGTACGCCGACAGGAAATCCTGTTGCACCAACTATTAAGATCAGCAGCAATACCAAATTGTTCAATAAAATGCACGACATCATTGACGTGAACACAGGTACTGTTATTGAAGGTGATGAAACCATTGAACAGGCAGGTGGGCGTTTGTTTGATTATATATTAAAAGTTGCAAGTGGTGAAGAGATCATCAGTGCTGTTCGTAACGGGCAGGATGATTTTATCCCGTGGAAGCGTGGAGTATCGTTATAAGATTATTTTGATATCAATAGTAGTTCTTTAATCAACATCGTTGTGTCACTCACTTGTCCGGCATAAATTCTATGTAACAAGGTTCACCCAACGAAACAAAGGATACCAAGCTAACAAAGCTATGATCGTTTTCTCTTTGTTTTCTTTGTTCCCTTTGTGTGAAACAAAAAATAAATCAGTGTGTAATGAAAAAATTTCTTGACGAAAATTTCTTATTAGAAAGTAAAACTGCACAGCAGTTGTATCATGACTTTGCAAAACAAATGCCGATAATTGATTATCATAATCACTTGCCTCCAGATCAGATCGCCAACGATATAAACTTTCAAAACCTGACGCAGGTCTGGCTTTATGGTGATCATTACAAATGGCGTGCAATGCGTACAAATGGCGTGCATGAAAGTTATTGCACCGGCGATAAAGATGATTATGCAAAATTTGAAAAATGGGCAGCAACCGTTCCTTATACGTTGCGTAATCCATTATATCATTGGACTCACTTAGAGTTGCAACGCTATTATGGTATCAATAAAATTTTATCGAGCGAAACTGCTAAAGAAATTTATGATGAAGCATCTGCAAAATTGCAGACAGCAGATTATTCCGTTCGCAATTTGTTGCGTATGGCAAATGTAAAAGTGCTATGTACAACAGATGATCCGATCGATTCATTAGAACATCATGCAAAAATTAAAGCAGATGGTTTTGAAATAAAAATATTGCCTGCTTTTCGCCCCGATAAAGCAATGAATGTGGATGATGTTGCAACCTTTAATACATACGTTGATAAAGTAGAAGCTGTATCAAATGTTTCAGTTTCATCTTACGATGATTATCTG
The Ferruginibacter albus DNA segment above includes these coding regions:
- a CDS encoding tagaturonate reductase, yielding MIVSKFNLKNIQCNDLIIPDQSLFELPEKVLQFGTGVLLRGLPDYFIDKANRQGKFNGRIVVVKSTDGGDGAAFDKQDGLYTLCVRGIENGKVVEENILNSSISRVLSAKSDWKAVKECAHNPELQIVISNTTEVGIELVSDDIRIHPPVSFPGKLLAFLHERYKAFAGSEHSGLVIVPTELISNNGKKLESIVIEQAHLNGLDDAFIDWLENHNTFCNTLVDRIVPGKPSAAAKEALQKKFGYDDDLITMSEVYRLWAIEGDEKVKAKLSFAEADSGVVIVPNIDLFKELKLRLLNGTHTLSCGLAFLAGFDTVKKAMDDTTVSTFISNLMTKEIAPAIPYKVDAKEAQDFATKVLDRFRNPNIEHQWISITMNYTSKLEMRVLPVLQQYYKLFNAVPEHFALGFAAYMLFNKPVKKEGDVYYGELNGVAYPIKDDKAATMYKKWQETKSSAIAEAVLHDTALWGGTDLSVLPGFAESVQEKLNDILVNGITAVIKETENKKVIA
- a CDS encoding glycosyl hydrolase family 28 protein, producing MKRTLTIVLLVITAFAFRPSEKKVSIFLVGDSTMADQPTDENPQRGWGQLFPKYFTDEVEIKNFAKNGRSTKSFITEGRWDSVLNQLQPGDWVFLQFGHNDSKIEDTTRYAAPQTTYKTNLTRFINEARSKGAIPVLITPVNRRKFDADGKFVDQHGEYPGVVRALAQQLKVTLIDLHKSSQTLLEQKGVEGSKNLFLFIPENHFKKYKGKEEDNTHFTEYGAESVASLVCADIKKQNLAIAKYLKPSDFKEKDAFELPKIYVPHFKLDTFYVTNYGAKADGVTLNTKAINDAIADANTKGGGTVVIPRGLWSTGPIVMKSNVNLHLDAGALVAFTNDFTQYPLVKSDFEGVAAARCQSPITAENLTNIAITGKGVFDGNGAAWRPIKKSKMIDADWKRLVTKGVVSDDKTWFPSAKALKGYNDKNIGKLDGGKQLSDFEDIKDFLRPNFFRIALCKNVLLDDITVQNSPAWNLHILIDEDVTVHNVKVKNPWNAQNTDAIDIESSKNVRLEGCIFDTGDDGICIKSGRDEEGRKRGIPTENVIVDNCIVYHAHGGFVVGSEMSGGAKNLYVSNTTFMGTDVGLRFKSTRGRGGVVENIYANNINMKDILGDAIFFDVYYQAKDPVPSSTADAGPPPAIEMKPVDEGTPLFQNFFIRNITCDGADDGIYLRGLPEMNIKNVVIENAVLQATKGIYCEEASGITFKNIDLISDNTNPVIFIQNSNTICLDDIKYKPDADLLLSINGDRTKNIRLLNTDISKAKKQTQFANNTNAKVLTNK
- a CDS encoding glycoside hydrolase family 88/105 protein, whose amino-acid sequence is MKRVSIFYSLHKPVLRMGWGGFLSKRSIVGAFMLCLLAGNSIAQTKTIQSPVPLSEQLAKTTMSIWKDSMAFKKDRPAEWSYEQGVVYKGLEDVWKKTGNGDYFKYIQKNIDFFVRKDGSIRTYKLDDYNLDNICPGRGILTLYNTLSDNNKYFRAITLLKEQLNYQPKTSEGGYWHKQRYPSQMWLDGVYMAEPFHAEYAKRFNNPQIFEEIAKQFFLIEEHARDKKTGLYYHGWDESRKERWADPQTGLSANFWGRSVGWYAMALVDVLDYFPKDNPNYDSLVHIVKNLAVAIVKVQDPKTGLWWQVLNKPNEKDNYLESSASCMFVYALAKAVRKGYISQSYYMQALKGYTGIKSNFISVDSTTGLINLTKVCAVAGLGGKPYRDGSYDYYINEPVVSNDPKGLGAAMMMATEVESISQSGIGRNKNVLLDSYYNNEKKTDEATGQTISWHYKWDETPNSGFSFLGGIFNSYGATTSTLYEAPTAANLKNADIYIIVDPDIPKENPNTKYIEPGDTTAIINWVKGGGVLVILLNDTGNAEFDHTNALTKSFGIQFNKDSRNHVDANKFEMGKITGQPPLFRKAKNLYLKEISTLTVKAPAMALLKDNNDIIMASAKIGKGTVFAVGDPWLYNEYVDGRKLPAEYQNFTAAQELAQWLLRQVPFKINSLLKQGSLIKNK
- the kduI gene encoding 5-dehydro-4-deoxy-D-glucuronate isomerase, giving the protein MEQRFANGKKEVKQMDTTELRENFLIEKIFTADQFNFVYSHYDRVIIGGVMPVNKTVQLPVYENLKAAYFLERREIGIINIGGDGEIKVNDKVYTLSKLDCLYVGKGNEKVTFKSLKKNNPAKFYLLSAPAHHAYKVQFMKKEKASPLDLGSVETANQRTVYKYIHADGLKSCQLVMGLTVLKTGSVWNTIPTHTHDRRMEAYLYFDVPENHRVFHFMGEPNETRHILVASDQALISPPWSIHSGAGTSNYSFIWGMAGENYVYTDMDVIDIKDVR
- the pelA gene encoding pectate lyase, whose translation is MIKRLYILVLVALSLIGYNSSVYAQKTLVVATDGSGDFKSIQAAINSLPDSASSQRIIFIKKGVYKEKLFIEKNFITLKGEEVAATTITYSEARDIFRCTNNDDWGVATINMKGSDIVMENLTVLNTYGFDAKGDSIIACPADSITGKKTVKRNGHQMALRSFNTTRLIVRNCVFRAFGGDTVSPWNVDAGMFYFSNCTMEGGVDFYCPRGWALAENCKFICHSKEAAIWHDGSKNKSSKTVLINCSFSGDDGFKLGRYHRDAQFYLINCTFPSNMADSDIYQRAANPPNVIQWGKRVFYNNCHRIGGDYAWFKNNFPDSLGVNDINVPWVYDYKWNPKPDGRNTFEPRNLDDTDRIADNMLLYQRENGGWPKHFQELNVDYTKDLAAEQKDELQKGYEAGLDATIDNDATTKEIRYLVKVYNRTGNSKYLRAAQHGIDYLLKAQYANGGWPQFYPDSSSYRNEITYNDNAMVNALNILQDVVDGANGFNAIDAEYISLCKPAVERGISCILKTQIKQKGVLTVWCAQYNARTLQPAKARTFELASLSGAESVGIVRFLMRVKTPSREIIESVTDAVNWFKKTKIAGYKFVEIKAPKEQTGRDKILVPDSTSTIWARFYGLDDNQPFFCGRDGVRKKTLAEIENERRAGYQWYGTWPENLVNKEYPKWLKALQLSSAKEKMAKNK
- the kduD gene encoding 2-dehydro-3-deoxy-D-gluconate 5-dehydrogenase KduD; translated protein: MSISTLFSLKNKKALVTGCNKGIGKAMAIALAEAGADIIGVSGSMPLSGSEVGNEIEKAGQKFYPYQADFGNREALKNFITKVQAEHPVIDILVNNAGIIMRAPAAEHSDEYWDKVINVNLDAQFILTREIGKKMIEQGSGKIIFTASLLSFQGGITVPGYAASKGAIASLIKAFANEWASKGVNINGIAPGYIATDNTEALRNDPERSKSILSRIPAGRWGEPDDFKGTIIFLASKASDYVNGSIVTVDGGWMGR